Sequence from the Ornithinimicrobium humiphilum genome:
GGTCGGTGATCGTGCCCGGGGCCACCGCCTCGAGCGGACCCCGCAGCACGGTGTCGAGCAGCCCGGGCGTCCAGGCGAGGATCACGCGCCCGGAGGACCCGACGTGCATCGGGGTCACCGTGCCCACCCGCATGTGGATGCGCAGGATCTGGCGGGTCTCGGCCAGGGCGATGCACACCCGGTGCCCGGCCGACTCGCGGAAGATCGCGACCGACTCGCCGATCTCGTCCCGGAGGCCGTCCAGCTCGGGCTGCGCCAGCCGGACCAGCTCCACGCCCTGGGTGGCGGGCGCCGCCCAGTAGGCCATCCGGACGCCGATCCGGTAGCCCTGCGCGTCGCGGTCGAGGAGGCCGACCGAGACGAGGTTGGCCACGAGGCGCTGGACGGTCGAGGCCGGCAGCCCGGTGCTCTCGCGGATCTCGGCCAGGGTGAGCGAGGGGCGGGCGAGCGTGAAGGAGTCGAGGATCGAGGTGATCTTGCCCAGCACGAGCAGGTTGGCCTGCCGGCCGCCGTTCTGCTGCTCCACGTCCTCTCTCCTTCCGTCGTCCGACCGTACCCAGCGTGGTGGTCCGGGGGTGGGACCGGGCGCTCGGCGCGCCCGGTCCCCCGGGCTCACGCCGAGACGTCCACCACGTTCATCACGAGCGGGTCCATCCCCGCGATCTCCAGCGTCACCACGTCGCCGTCGGTGATCGGGCCGACGCCCTCCGGCGTCCCGGTCGCGATGACGTCGCCCGGGTGGAGCGTCGTCACGGCCGAGTACTCCGCGATGAGGCGGGCGACCCCGTAGATCAGGTAGGAGGTGTTGGACGCCTGGCGCTCCTCCTCCCCGACCGTGAGGCGGAAGTCGATGTCGGTGGGGTCCGCCACCTCGTCCGCGGTCACGATGCACGGGCCCAGCGGGGTGAAGGTGTCCATCGACTTGCGGAACGACCGGTCCTCCGGGCCCCGCAGCGTGATGTCCATGACCGGGGCGTAGCCGAAGACGTAGGACAGGGCGTCCTCCTCGGCGACCCGGCGGGCGGTGCGCCCGATGATCACGGCGACCTCGGCCTCGTGGTCGAAGCGACGTCCGGCGAGCGGGAGCTCGATGCGGCCGTCCGGGCCGACGATCGAGGAGATGGACTTGAAGAAGCCCTTCGCCTCCTCGATGGTCGGGATGACCATGCCCTTGTAGACGCCGTTCTCGCCACCCATCTCGCCCTGGTGGGCGTGGTAGTTGACGGGCGCCGCCACGAGGTTGTGCGGTCGGGGCTGCGGGGCGCGCAGGGTGACGTCCTCGAAGGCGGCCCCGCCACCGGCGGAGGCGGCCGCGGCGACCTGGTCGCGCACGTCGTCCCAGGCCTCGATGAGGGCGGTCATCCGGTCCAGGGCCGGCACGTCGGCGGGAACGGTCGCGGTGATGTCCACGAGCGTGCCGTCCTCGGCCGCGACCCCCAGGCGGGAGTCGTCGAACATGTAGAGCTTCATGCGGAGTGGTGTCCTCTCGGGGTCAGGGGGTGCCGGCAGGAAGGACGCCGTCGAGGTCCGGCGCCTGCGAGATCGTGCCGTACTTGGCGGCCGCCTTGCCGAGGATCTCGGCGGAGGACCGGTTGAACTGCGCCAGGAAGCGCGGGAGCACCATCGACTGGGCGGTGGCCTCGTCGATCTGGGTGTAGGTCGGGACGATGCGGCGCACCTCGTCGGGGTTGTCGTTCGCGTACTCCAGCGAGGTCGTCATGGCCTTGACGAACTTCTCGACGAGCTCGGGCTTCTCCTCGATGGTCTTCTCGAGCGTGAAGTAGCCCGAGACGTCCATCTGCTC
This genomic interval carries:
- a CDS encoding IclR family transcriptional regulator, giving the protein MEQQNGGRQANLLVLGKITSILDSFTLARPSLTLAEIRESTGLPASTVQRLVANLVSVGLLDRDAQGYRIGVRMAYWAAPATQGVELVRLAQPELDGLRDEIGESVAIFRESAGHRVCIALAETRQILRIHMRVGTVTPMHVGSSGRVILAWTPGLLDTVLRGPLEAVAPGTITDPDVLRAAVEQTAADRYAITHDERETGSSGLSAPVFGSRGELLGALNVFGPSSRLTPERLRQLVPSVVEGAERLTRIIGGRHPEG
- a CDS encoding fumarylacetoacetate hydrolase family protein; the encoded protein is MKLYMFDDSRLGVAAEDGTLVDITATVPADVPALDRMTALIEAWDDVRDQVAAAASAGGGAAFEDVTLRAPQPRPHNLVAAPVNYHAHQGEMGGENGVYKGMVIPTIEEAKGFFKSISSIVGPDGRIELPLAGRRFDHEAEVAVIIGRTARRVAEEDALSYVFGYAPVMDITLRGPEDRSFRKSMDTFTPLGPCIVTADEVADPTDIDFRLTVGEEERQASNTSYLIYGVARLIAEYSAVTTLHPGDVIATGTPEGVGPITDGDVVTLEIAGMDPLVMNVVDVSA